Proteins co-encoded in one Haloarcula sp. DT43 genomic window:
- a CDS encoding ribonuclease P protein component 4, giving the protein MTDEATIARERIDRLQSLAREAVQAGNEERARSYVRRARRVAERHRLRLPRSFERSTCDDCDTYLLHGHNARSRTQSGHVVITCDCGSQSRYPYD; this is encoded by the coding sequence ATGACGGACGAGGCGACCATCGCCCGCGAGCGAATCGACCGCCTCCAGTCGCTCGCCCGCGAGGCGGTCCAGGCCGGCAACGAGGAGCGCGCCCGGTCGTACGTTCGCCGCGCTCGCCGCGTCGCCGAGCGCCACCGTCTCCGCCTCCCGCGGTCGTTCGAGCGGTCGACGTGTGACGACTGCGACACGTACCTCCTTCACGGACACAACGCCCGCTCGCGAACCCAGTCCGGCCACGTCGTCATCACGTGTGACTGTGGGTCACAGTCGCGCTACCCGTACGACTGA
- a CDS encoding YhbY family RNA-binding protein has product MSDASRQSRIHDLDATLRVGKHGIESVADELDDQLENTELVKVKFLRSSRGGTTAEELADDLAELVGAEVIQVRGHTAVFEK; this is encoded by the coding sequence ATGAGTGACGCTTCTCGACAGTCCCGGATACACGACCTCGACGCGACACTCCGCGTCGGCAAACATGGCATCGAGTCCGTGGCGGACGAACTCGACGACCAACTGGAGAACACGGAACTGGTGAAAGTCAAGTTCCTCCGGTCGTCCCGCGGCGGGACGACGGCCGAGGAACTCGCCGACGACCTGGCCGAACTGGTCGGCGCTGAAGTGATTCAGGTGCGGGGCCACACAGCGGTGTTCGAGAAATGA